GCTGTGAGCGAGTAGCCATACTCCACCACCAGGAGCGGAACGTTCGCCTGCCGCAGCGCCCGCGCCGCCGCCCGCCCCGTTCTCCCGTATCCGGCCACCACCACGTGCCCCTGCGGATCCATCGGGGGCGGTTGCGCCCCCGGTGGCGTCGGTCCGCCGCCGAACCGCCGCTGCCAGGCCCTCCCCATCGGCAGCGCCAACGTCGAAACCATCGGCGACACGGCCATGGTGATCACCGTCGCCGCCAGCGCCAGATCGTACATCGGCTTCGACACGAAACCCCCGCTCAATCCGGTCCGCGCCAGCACGAACGAAAACTCGCCGATCTGGCACAGCCCCAGCCCGATTACCCACGGCGCCATGTACCGGTATCCGAACGCCCGCGCCAGCAAGCCGAACAGCAGCGCCTTGCCGGCCATGATCGTCGCCACCACCGCCAGAATCCGCCCCGCGTTCCCCATCGCGAATGCCGGGTCGAACAGCATCCCCACCGTCACGAAGAACAACAGCCCGAAGATGTCGCGCAGCGGAATCACGTCGCTCAACGCCTGGTGGCTGAACTCGGACTCGCTCAGGATCAGCCCCGCCATGAAGGCGCCCAGCGCGAACGAAATTCCCGCCGCGTGCATCGCCGCCCCCAGCCCCACCCCCGTCGCCACCACCGCCACCAGAAACAGCTCGCGCGATCCCCATGTCAGGATCCGCCGGAACACCGGCGGAAGCAGTCGCGTCCCGGCGAAGAAGACCGCCGCCAGCAAACCCGCCGCCGCCGCCAGCGCGCCGCCGACTCCCATCCCCACCTCGCCGCCCGATCCCAACCGAGGCAGGATGATCAGCATCGGTATCACCGCCAGATCCTGCACCAGCAGCAACCCGATCATCACCCGGCTCGCCAGCGTGGAGGTCACCCCGCCCGCCGCCAGCACCTTCAAAACCACCATCGTGCTCGAAACCGAAATCATCGCCCCGAACCAAACCGCTTCGGCTTGGTTGGAACCCAGCAGATACACGGCCCCCGCGCCCGCCGCTGCGATCGTCGCCAGAATCTGAATCGGCCCGCCCGTCAGCGCCACTCGCCGCACCGCCCGCAAATCCCGGAACGAAACTTCCAACCCGATCGAAAACAGCAGCAGCGCCACCCCGATCTCCGCCAGTGTTTCGATGTCGTGGATCTGCGCCACCGTCGGGCCCGACGTGTAGGGACCAACGAAAATCCCCGCCGCCACGTACCCCACCAGCAGCGGCGCCCGCAGCGCCTGGGCCAGAACTCCGCCCACGAGTCCGGCCACCACGATCAGGATGAAATCTGTCGCAAGACCCATAGTCAATACTGTCAGATTTGCGCCGTTCCGCCGCTGCGCCCCGGCTCGCGGACCTCAAACGTTTCCCGCCCGCCAAACTTCGTAAGCGCCTCCATCGAAACCGCATCCGCGATCCGGTTTGCGCGCGACCACGCCGTTCGTGCCACCATCGCGCCCGTGAGCTCCGAATTGAAAGCCCGTCCCCGCAAGCGCCGCACGCTGGCCCTCTCGCTCCCCACCGAGTCTCACCCTTCGTTCGCGCCCTCCCTCGAGAACGTCGCTGCCTTCTACCGCCCCCAATCCGCCCTTCACACCGCCGCGATCCGCCGGCTTGCTCTCGCCATCTGCCAGCTCGACTTCTGCTACCGGACATTCCTCGTCCTCTCCCGCGATTACCACCTGCCCGCGATCGATCGCCTCAGCCGCCTTCAAAACCTCGCCCAGAAACGCCTCTTCGCCGCCATCGCCGGCGTCCGGGACATTCCCACCGTTCGCGAGCCACAAAGCCAATCCGAGGCCGCCTGTCGCCGTCCACAAAACCCGGCGTCTCAAGCAGTTCCACCCCTCTCGCCTCCTCGCCGGACCCTTCCCTGCCGCCGCCGGACGAAGCCGTCCGCGCGCCCAAACCCGCGGCGCAGTACCGTCCGGACCGATTCTCTCTGTCGCCGACTCGGAAACTCGACATATAATAGGGGGCGAAAATCCGGATCGATGAACCTGCGCACCACCTCGCTCGTGTTGTCCCTGGCTGCCGCCGCGTCCGCCGCCGCTCCAGATCCCACCCCTGCCTTCCGCAAGTACTGTCTCCAGTGCCACGGCAAGGCCGCCATGGGCGGCATCAACCTTGAGCAGATGCTCGCCAAAGAGGACTTCGCCGCGCACTTCACTCAGTGGGACCGCGTTACCGCCGCGCTCGATCAACAGCGCATGCCGCCGGCCAAAATGCCGCAGCCTTCCGCCGAAGAGCGCGCCGCGCTCGCATCGTGGGTCAAAACATCGCTCAATTCTCAGGCCCGCAAGACCGCCGGCGACCCCGGCCGCGTCACTCTCCGCCGCCTCACCTCCGCCGAATACGCCTATACGCTTCGTGACCTCACCGGCGTTGACTTCGCCTTTGACGGCGAGTTCGCCACCGACGCCGTCGGCGGCGAGGGCTTCACCAACTTCGGCGATGTCCAGTTCATCGCCGACGCCAGCCTCGAACGCTACCTCGATGCGGCCAAGACCGTAGCCAACCACGCCGTCATCGGCGCCGGCCCCCTCGGCTTCTTCGACGACCCCGGTAAGAGCGGCTTCGAACTCTCCGCCATCCGCCGCATCCAGCACATCTACGAAACCTACGGCTTCCGCGCCGCCGCCGGCGAAGGCGGCATCCCCTTCGGCCTCGAACGTTACTCCAAAGCCTTCTATGCCGCCTGGAGCTATCAGCATCGCAAGACCCTCGGTCACCCCGAGTGGACCCTTTCCAGACTCGCCGAACGCGAAGGGCTCACCGTCCGCTTCGTCGAACACATCTGGAACTCGGTCAATCTGAAAGACGCCACTTATCCCACTTCCGAAGTAATCGCCCGGTTCCGCCGGCTTCCGGCGCCCACCGGCGCCGCAATCGACGAGAAGGCCGTCCGCGACGCCTGCGAAGGTCTCAAGGATTTCTCCATCAACTGGCCGCGCTGGCTCTTTGCCGCCGGTGACCTCGCCAAGGGCGGCGCCGGCGACGAACGCGCCCTCGTCATCACCGACGCGGCGTTGAAAGCCGTCGACAAGCACAAGTTCAACTTCTTTCTCCGCATGCGCCGCCAGAATCCGGATCAGCAGAAGGAGCCCGAGACCAAAGGCGGGCCCGCCGCCACTACCCGCAAGATCTATTTCAACGTCCTTGACGCCAACCCCCGCGCAGGCGAAGGCAAGGCCGTTGTTTCCTGGCGGAAGCCCACTGTGCGCACCCGTGGCCGGGATCGCGGAACCGGCGAATCCAAGCCCCTCCGCGACGTTCTCACTCCGGAATCCGCCGCCGCGCTCAACCCGGACGCCGACGGCGACTTCATCACCGAAGGCGAAACCCGCCTCGCTCTCGACGTCAATCTCCCGCCCGGCTCGTTCGGCCTCGCCCTGCAGGTGGAAGCCGAACTTCTCGGAGCGCCCGAGGGAGCCGTGATGCGCGTCACCATTTCGGACCGTGAGGAAGCCGCCACTGGCACGCCCGTCTGGGCCCTTATGGCGGAACCGGCGAGCGACGGCTTCAAGCAGTGGAAATCCGGAGTCCTCGATTTCGCCGGCGCATTCCCCCAGGCCTCCCACGGCGAACCAACGCCCTCCGACAAAGACGAGATTCCCGAGCCTTTCAACAATACTTACAACCAGCCCGAGCGTGATTACTACCATGTGCGCGTCAAGTATCTCCGCGAAGACAGGTTCCTCCGGGAGAAAATGCTCGACGACGCCACCCGCGTGCGCCTCGAACAGGCTTGGGCGGATCTCTTCGCCTCCTTCGAATACCACGACGCCTACTTCCACTTCGCCGCCGGCAAGTTCAAGGTCGATATTAGAGGCAAGGATGGCGCCCCGCGTAGCATCGCCGATTTCTCCACGGCCGAAATCGCCGCCTTCCCCGATACGCTCCGCCCGTTTGCCGAAACCCTCCGCGCCAGTCATGACCGCGTTCAGGCCGCGCAACTCGCCGCCCAGCCCGGCCACATCGGCGACGCTATCGATTTCGCCTCCCGCGCCTGGCGACGGCCTCTCACGGCCAAGGAAAAGGATCGCCTTCGCTCCTTCTACACTGCGGCGCGAGAAACCGAAAAGCTCGATCACCCCGCCGCCATCCGCGCTCTGCTCGCGCGCATCCTCGTAGCGCCCGATTTCATCTACCGCCTCGAATCCCCGCGGAGCACGAGCGTAGCCCCGCTTTCCAACTGGGAAATCGCCACCCGACTGAGTTACTTTCTCTGGTCCTCTCAACCCGACGCCGAACTCCGCCGCGCCGCCGCCGCCGGTGAACTCACCGGGCCCGCCAACATCCGGAAACAGGTGAAGCGCATGCTCACCGACGAAAAGGCCCGCCGCTTCGCCACCGAATTCTTCGGCCAGTGGCTCGGCTTCTACCGCTTCGATCAGCACCGCGGCGTCGACACCGGCCGCTTCCCCGAATTTACCGACAAGATCAAGGCGGCCATGTACGACGAAGCGGTCTCCTTCTTCGAATACCTCGTCCGTGAAGACCGTCCCGCCCGCGAGATGCTCTCCGCCGAATACACCTTCGTCAATAAAGATCTCGCCGCCCTCTACGGCATTGCCGCCAAGCCCGCCGGCGACCAGGCCGAACGCGTCGAACTCGCTCCCGGAGTTCACCGCGGCGGCATGCTGCGCCTCGGCGCAGTCCTCACTGCGACCTCCGCGCCGCTCCGCACCAGCCCCGTCAAACGCGGCGATTGGGTCCTGCGCCGCATCCTCGGCACGCCCGTTCCGCCCCCGCCCGCCGACGCCGGTTCCATTCCCGCCGACCCCAAGCAGTTCGGCGGACTCACCGTCCGGCAGCGCCTCGATCAGCACCGCCGCAACCCCACCTGCGCCGGCTGCCACACCCGCATCGATCCGCTCGGCTTCGCCCTCGAACACTACGACCCCATCGGCCGCTGGCGCGAGCGCTACGACGAATCCAAACCCATCGAAGATAGCGGCACACTCTCCACCGGTGCTGAAATCGCCGGCTACGACGGTCTGTTCACCTATCTGCGGCACGAGCAGCCGCAGGTGCTTCGTAACTTCTCGAATAAGTTGCTCGGTTACGCCCTCGGCCGCACCGTCCAGCTTTCCGACCGTCCCTTGATCGACAGCATGGTCGCCGCCGGCGGCGATGCGCCGGTCTCCGATTTCATCGCTAGAATTGCCGCCAGTCCCCAGTTCCGCCGGATCCGCGCCACCGAATCGGAAGCGCCTACAGCCATCGCCGCCGCAGGAGGAAATGAATGAAGACCCCATCCGCACCGTCCCGACGCCACTTCCTTCGGGGAACCGGCGTCGCGCTCGCTCTTCCCTGGATGGAGTCGCTTCCGCTCCACGCCGCCGAGACCAAAGCGGCCCTGAAGCCGCCCACGCGCTTTGCCTGCGTCTACTTCTCGAACGGCGTCGAGCCTATCCACTGGTGGGCCAAGGGTCAGGGCGCGTCGATGGAACTCGGCGCTGCCATTGAACCCATGCTGCCCCACCGCGAGGACATCATCTTCCTTCGCGGACTCTATAACCAGGCCGCCGTCGCGTCCACCAGCCCCCACCTCGGCCGTTCGCCGAACATGCTCTCCGGCGCGAGCGTCAGCCTCGATCCCAATGACGTTCGCGTCGGCGCCACGTTCGATCAGGTGCTCTCCCGCCGCATCGGCGCGGCAACTCGCGTCCCCTCGCTCGTGCTTGGCATCGAGCCCAATGAACTGCGCCTCGAAGACGGCGTCTCGATGATCTACGGCTCGGCCATCTCCTGGGCTACCGATACGCGCCCGGCCACCAAGGAGATCTACCCCGCGCGTGCTTTCGACATGCTCGTCGGCGACGGCCGCGGCCGCAAGCTCGACAAAAGCATCCTCGACGCCGTCCGCTCCGATACCCAGTCCCTGCAGCCCAAAATCGGCGGCTCCGACAAGCGCAAGCTCGACGAGTATCTCGAATCCATCCGCGACATCGAAACCCGCATCGATCGCGCCGCCAAGGAAGAACGTCTCGAAGGCTGGCGCCCCTCGCTCGACAAGCCCGACATGGAGCGTCCCGCCGAAACGCTGCCCCAGGTCATCCCCGATCACATGAAGCTGATGCTCGACATCATGGTCCTCGCCTTCCGCATGGACCGCACGCGCATCGCCACCATCATGCTCAACAACGACCTGTCGCAGATGAACTTCAAGTTCCTCGAAGGCGTGAAGGGCAGCCTCCACCTCGACCTGACTCACAACGGCAAGAACCCGCAGGCCGAGGCCATGTATCTCAAGACCAACCAATTCCACTTCGCCCAGTTCGCCTATCTCGTGGACCGGCTGAAGCAGTATGACGAAGGCGGCCAGTCGATCCTCGACAGCTCCATCCTCCTCGGCGGCTCCAACCTCCACGACGGCGACACTCACTCCGCCGATCAGATGCCCCTCCTGCTCGCCGGCCGCGGCAACGGAACTATCCGTCCCGGCCGCATCGTCGACGTGCTCGAGAAGGGTGATGACAACCGCCGCGCCTGCAGCCTCTATCTGTCGATCATGGACCGCATGGGCGTGCAGCTCGAAAGCTTCGGCGACGCCTCGCAGCGGCTCGCCGACCTATAACGCGGCCTCGATCAGATCGCCCATCGCCACCGTGGACTTACTCCCGCCTAAGTCCGCCGTCCGGTTATTCGGATCGGCCAATACTCGCTCTACGGCCCCATAAACCAACCGAGCGGTTTCGTCCTCGCCGAGCCACTCGAACATCATCGCCACCGAAAGGATCGTCGCCACCGGGTTCGCGATCCCCTTGCCCGCGATGTCCGGCGCCGATCCGTGCGAAGGCTGGAACACGGCGTGCTTGTCCCCGATGTCACCCGAAGGCGCCATGCCCATCCCGCCCACAACCGCCGCGCCCAAGTCCGAGATGATGTCGCCGAACATGTTCTCGGTCACCATCACATCGAACGACGCCGGCCGCTGAACCATATACAAAGTCACCGCGTCCACATACACGCAGTCGGTGGCGATCTCCGGATATTGCTTGGCGATTTCGAAGAAGATCCCCCGGAAGTAAGCCATCGAAGGCAGCACGTTGGCTTTATCGACGAGCGTCACCCGCTTCCGCCGCTTGGCTGCCTCGCGGAACGCCGAGTGAATCACCCGCTCCGCTCCGCGCCGAGTGATCGTCATCCGGTCTATAACCCGATCGGCATCCGCCGCGTAAGTATCCTTCCGCGAACTGAACAGCCCCTCGGTGTTCTCGCGGATGATCGCGAAGTCGATCGCGCCAGGGTTCTTCAACGGAGCATCGTTCGGATGATAGAGCTTCAATGGGCGCAGCCCGCAGTAGAGCTCCAGCCGCTCGCGCAGGTCGAGCTGCGGCGCCATCTCCTGCCCGCTCGCCCAGCGGATGTTCGGCAGCCCCATCGCGCCGAGCAGGATCACGTCCCGCCGCGAAATCTCCTGGAACGTCGCCTCCGGCATCGGGTCGCCCGAGCGCAGGTATTCGCCCGCGCCCACGGAAAACTCATCCAGCCGGTACCGCGCGCCGCCAACCCGCGCCTCCGCCGCTCGCAGCGCCTTCACCGCTTCGGCGGTTACATCCGGACCAATCCCGTCGCCCGGAAGCACCGCCACCGAGTATGTCTTCATTGTTTCTCTCCAATCGCATGCTCGGGCCGGATGCGGGCCCAGCACAGCGCGCCCGCCACGTTCAATCCGGCCGTTACGTAAAAGTAAGTCTTGGCCGTACCCGTCCACGCGATCAGATACGGAAAGGCGAGCGAACTCACCAGAGCGCCGAAGTTCCCGGCCGTATTCATCGCCCCGGATACCGTGCCCGTGTACGCCCCGCCGATGTCGCCCGCCACAACCCAGCTCGGGCTCAGCGCCAGATCGGCGCCGAAGGTGGCGAGCGAGAAGAATACCACCGCCGACGCCGCCGTGGGCATCTCCGCCGCCATCGCCAGCGTCACCGCCGCAAGCACGAAGCCCGCCAGCGCCGGCGCCACGCGCGATAGCCGCCATCGGCCCGCGCGATAGAGCGCGTCGATCGCCACGCCGCTCAGCCAGTTCGCCAACGCTCCCGCGTACATCGGCATGCTTGCATAGATGCCTGCCTCCACCGTCGTCAGCGCGTACCGGTCTTTCAAGTAAGGCAGCAGCCAGTTCACGCAAAGATAGAACGTGAAGTTAGAAGCGAAGTACTGGAACAGCAGGTAGCCGGTGTTGGCGCTGGCGAGCGCGCTCCAAACGAACGGCGGGCGCTCCTGGGCCTCGCCACCCGGATCCCGGAACGACGCGAACCACGCCGCCGCCCACACGAATCCCACGCCCGCCAGCAGGAAGAATGAAGTCCGCCACCCGGCCCGCTCCACCACCCACGCCATCATCGCCAGTCCGAACGCCGCTCCCAGCCGCGAACCCGCCATCACCACGCCCTGCGCCACCCCGCGCCGCGCCGTTTCCATCCGCGCCCGGATCGCCCGCGCCGCCCCCGGATACGATCCGCTCTCGGCCACGCCGAATAGCAGCCGCACCGCCAGCAGCATCGCGTAGCCCTGCACCATCCCCGTCGCCGCCGTGAACA
This DNA window, taken from Bryobacteraceae bacterium, encodes the following:
- a CDS encoding cation:proton antiporter, with product MGLATDFILIVVAGLVGGVLAQALRAPLLVGYVAAGIFVGPYTSGPTVAQIHDIETLAEIGVALLLFSIGLEVSFRDLRAVRRVALTGGPIQILATIAAAGAGAVYLLGSNQAEAVWFGAMISVSSTMVVLKVLAAGGVTSTLASRVMIGLLLVQDLAVIPMLIILPRLGSGGEVGMGVGGALAAAAGLLAAVFFAGTRLLPPVFRRILTWGSRELFLVAVVATGVGLGAAMHAAGISFALGAFMAGLILSESEFSHQALSDVIPLRDIFGLLFFVTVGMLFDPAFAMGNAGRILAVVATIMAGKALLFGLLARAFGYRYMAPWVIGLGLCQIGEFSFVLARTGLSGGFVSKPMYDLALAATVITMAVSPMVSTLALPMGRAWQRRFGGGPTPPGAQPPPMDPQGHVVVAGYGRTGRAAARALRQANVPLLVVEYGYSLTADLRDDGFEGIWGDISRDEILQAARIGKAKMLLLTMPDRNTVDVAIDRSRRMNAEIVVVARSSNVQYVQHLRSLGVTAVQPEFEGGLEIVRLGLLRCGRGEDEVRGILRELRREIYREVD
- a CDS encoding DUF1592 domain-containing protein, encoding MNLRTTSLVLSLAAAASAAAPDPTPAFRKYCLQCHGKAAMGGINLEQMLAKEDFAAHFTQWDRVTAALDQQRMPPAKMPQPSAEERAALASWVKTSLNSQARKTAGDPGRVTLRRLTSAEYAYTLRDLTGVDFAFDGEFATDAVGGEGFTNFGDVQFIADASLERYLDAAKTVANHAVIGAGPLGFFDDPGKSGFELSAIRRIQHIYETYGFRAAAGEGGIPFGLERYSKAFYAAWSYQHRKTLGHPEWTLSRLAEREGLTVRFVEHIWNSVNLKDATYPTSEVIARFRRLPAPTGAAIDEKAVRDACEGLKDFSINWPRWLFAAGDLAKGGAGDERALVITDAALKAVDKHKFNFFLRMRRQNPDQQKEPETKGGPAATTRKIYFNVLDANPRAGEGKAVVSWRKPTVRTRGRDRGTGESKPLRDVLTPESAAALNPDADGDFITEGETRLALDVNLPPGSFGLALQVEAELLGAPEGAVMRVTISDREEAATGTPVWALMAEPASDGFKQWKSGVLDFAGAFPQASHGEPTPSDKDEIPEPFNNTYNQPERDYYHVRVKYLREDRFLREKMLDDATRVRLEQAWADLFASFEYHDAYFHFAAGKFKVDIRGKDGAPRSIADFSTAEIAAFPDTLRPFAETLRASHDRVQAAQLAAQPGHIGDAIDFASRAWRRPLTAKEKDRLRSFYTAARETEKLDHPAAIRALLARILVAPDFIYRLESPRSTSVAPLSNWEIATRLSYFLWSSQPDAELRRAAAAGELTGPANIRKQVKRMLTDEKARRFATEFFGQWLGFYRFDQHRGVDTGRFPEFTDKIKAAMYDEAVSFFEYLVREDRPAREMLSAEYTFVNKDLAALYGIAAKPAGDQAERVELAPGVHRGGMLRLGAVLTATSAPLRTSPVKRGDWVLRRILGTPVPPPPADAGSIPADPKQFGGLTVRQRLDQHRRNPTCAGCHTRIDPLGFALEHYDPIGRWRERYDESKPIEDSGTLSTGAEIAGYDGLFTYLRHEQPQVLRNFSNKLLGYALGRTVQLSDRPLIDSMVAAGGDAPVSDFIARIAASPQFRRIRATESEAPTAIAAAGGNE
- a CDS encoding DUF1552 domain-containing protein, giving the protein MKTPSAPSRRHFLRGTGVALALPWMESLPLHAAETKAALKPPTRFACVYFSNGVEPIHWWAKGQGASMELGAAIEPMLPHREDIIFLRGLYNQAAVASTSPHLGRSPNMLSGASVSLDPNDVRVGATFDQVLSRRIGAATRVPSLVLGIEPNELRLEDGVSMIYGSAISWATDTRPATKEIYPARAFDMLVGDGRGRKLDKSILDAVRSDTQSLQPKIGGSDKRKLDEYLESIRDIETRIDRAAKEERLEGWRPSLDKPDMERPAETLPQVIPDHMKLMLDIMVLAFRMDRTRIATIMLNNDLSQMNFKFLEGVKGSLHLDLTHNGKNPQAEAMYLKTNQFHFAQFAYLVDRLKQYDEGGQSILDSSILLGGSNLHDGDTHSADQMPLLLAGRGNGTIRPGRIVDVLEKGDDNRRACSLYLSIMDRMGVQLESFGDASQRLADL
- a CDS encoding isocitrate/isopropylmalate dehydrogenase family protein — translated: MKTYSVAVLPGDGIGPDVTAEAVKALRAAEARVGGARYRLDEFSVGAGEYLRSGDPMPEATFQEISRRDVILLGAMGLPNIRWASGQEMAPQLDLRERLELYCGLRPLKLYHPNDAPLKNPGAIDFAIIRENTEGLFSSRKDTYAADADRVIDRMTITRRGAERVIHSAFREAAKRRKRVTLVDKANVLPSMAYFRGIFFEIAKQYPEIATDCVYVDAVTLYMVQRPASFDVMVTENMFGDIISDLGAAVVGGMGMAPSGDIGDKHAVFQPSHGSAPDIAGKGIANPVATILSVAMMFEWLGEDETARLVYGAVERVLADPNNRTADLGGSKSTVAMGDLIEAAL
- a CDS encoding MFS transporter; its protein translation is MARTGAGDWLMIAGLFLMSVLTIVDRVCVSTSKGAMAGELGLSDTQFGWVFAVFSLGYAAFQVPSGALADRWGARRFLAAIVALWSVFTAATGMVQGYAMLLAVRLLFGVAESGSYPGAARAIRARMETARRGVAQGVVMAGSRLGAAFGLAMMAWVVERAGWRTSFFLLAGVGFVWAAAWFASFRDPGGEAQERPPFVWSALASANTGYLLFQYFASNFTFYLCVNWLLPYLKDRYALTTVEAGIYASMPMYAGALANWLSGVAIDALYRAGRWRLSRVAPALAGFVLAAVTLAMAAEMPTAASAVVFFSLATFGADLALSPSWVVAGDIGGAYTGTVSGAMNTAGNFGALVSSLAFPYLIAWTGTAKTYFYVTAGLNVAGALCWARIRPEHAIGEKQ